CCAGCATGGACAGCGGAATGGCAAGAATAGGAATAATCACGCTGCGAATCGAACCAAGGCATAGATAAATCACGGCGATAACAATCAGCAGGGCTTCAACGAGGGTGTGGATCACTTGGTCGATGGAGGCTTTAATAAACCGTGAAGTTTCAAAGGCCATTTCCACTTTTACCCCCGGCGGCAGGGTTTTGATGATATCTGGCATTAACGTGTTCATGCCATCTACAATCACTAACGGGTTACCGGTTGGCGTGGCAAACAAACCTAAGTAAATAGCAGGTTCCCCGTTCATTAAACCGCTGGTTTCTGTAGATGCCGCCCCCAGTTCAATGGTGCCCACATCTTTTAAGCGCACCAATCCGTTACCGTCATTGCGGATCACCAAATCGCGAAATTCATCCACATTGGTTAAATCGGTGTTTACATACACGTTAGAAATGACAAACTCCCCCTTCACTTTACCGGGAGCCGCTTGATAGTTATTTTGACGCACTGCTTGGGCGACTTCAGCCGCAGAAATGCCGCGACCCGCGAGCTTATCCACATCCAACCATAAACGCATCGCCAGTTGTTGCCCGCCAAATACTTGCACTTTCGCTACGCCATCAATGGCGGAATACATTGGTTCCACCACGCGGGAAAGGTAATCGGTTAGTGCGGGAATCGAAAGTTCGGTACTGGAAAAACCAATATAAGCGACAGCGGTAGACTCCCCAGAAGAAAGCTCAACCACAGGGTCATAGGCCTCTTTCGGCAGCTTATAACGCACTTGGTTTACCTTCGCCATCACTTGGGTGAGGGCTTGGGTTGAATCGCGATTTAGCTCCATACGCACCGTCACAAGACTACTGCCTTGAACTGACGATGAGGATAGGTAATCAACCCCTTCAACGGAAGAGACCGCTTGGGCAATCGGCTGAGTCACAAACCCCTGCATCAATTTTGCCGATGCGCCCGGATATTGCGTGGTAATGGTGATGGTTGAACTTTCTAATTGAGGATATTGGCGAATGGGTAATTTACTCAGCGCAAACAGCCCCATCAACACAATCAAGGCACTGACGACTAAAGCTAATACTGGTCGGCGCACAAACAAGTCCGTAAATTTCATAGCACCGTCCTTAGGAACCTTGCGGGGTTTCAGATAATGTATTTTGAGCGACAGGGGTAATGGCAGAGCCATTATTCAGACGTAGCTGACCAGAGCTGACCACTTGGTCGCCTTCTGCAAGCCCGTGCTCAATTTCGATATTGCCATCAAAACGCTGCCCCGTTTTCACGGAAACGCGCTTGACCGTCATGGCGTCCCCAGAACCTTCGGCGATAAATACCGTATCCCCATAAGCGGTGTAAGTGACTGCTGTTTCAGGGATTGTCAGCACTGCATTGTTGGCTTGTCGCACCACGGTGACATTGGCGTACATACCTGCCTTTAGCTTGCCATTGCTGTTATCCAATGTGGCTTGCAGAGCAATTGTTCGGGACTTACCAATCAACGGATCAATGGCTGTCACTTTGGCGGGGAATGGTGTTTCGGGGTAAGCATCTACAGTGATGTCCACCACTTGCCCTTGATGCAACTCAGGGGATGCCTGTTCATCCAGAGAAAAATTCAGTTTTAAGGTTTGGGTATCCACAAGGCTGGCTATCGCTTCACCAGGGCTAAGGTATTGCCCTTCATGGACTTGGCGAATACCAATGGTGCCATCGAATGGGGCATGAATGGCTTTTTGCGCAATCAATGCTTGGGTTTGCTGAATCAGCCCCTGCGCCATATCTCGCTCTGCACGGGTGCTATCCACCTGCGCTTCCGCTACTAAATGTTGTGCAGACAAAGAACGAGTTCTGTCATATAGGCGGGCAGCATTGCGGTATTGTGCTTGATAGCGGGCTAAATCTGCGCGTTCCACTGCATCATTGAGCTGCACCAGTAATTGCCCTTTTTTTACCTGTTGACCGGATTCAAAACCAATTTTGGTGATACGCCCACTAGTTTCTCCGGCCACAAACACCTGACTACCCGCTTCTAATTCCCCCACGCCGTAAAAAGTACGTGGGGCATTAGCCAAGGTGACGGGGGCAAGTGCCACTTTCACTGGAGGATACTGATAAGCCGCTTGTGGCTTGTCGTCTGAGCTGGCGTAAGTCGAGTAAATGGCTGCTCCCCCACCTACGGAGAGAAGCCCTGCACATAGCAAAGTTAGCGTTTTTTTATTCATTATCATTGGCATCTTAAATTGACAATTAAAGAGGCTGGCACTATAAAACCTTAAGTTAAGTTGAGGTCAATAGGGAGTGAGCAAAAATGGTGGGCAAAACCATGAATACGATAAAAACGCGGGAAATTGCCGCAGAAAAGGCAGATTTTTCACGGGCACTGACGGTAGGAGAAGTGGCAAAACGCGCAGGCGTTCCGGTTTCTACCGTACATTTTTATGAATCGAAAGGGTTGATTCAAAGTACTCGAACACAAGGGAATCAGCGGCGTTTTCCACCCGTGGTTTTACGCTACATTGCCATTATCAAAGTGGCACAAAGTACCGGCATTCCCCTCAAAGAGATCCAAAATGCACTTGGCCAGTTTCCGGCAAACAGCAAATTGACGGCGGAAGAGTGGAAAGGGATGTCAACGGAATGGAAAAGCACATTAGATAGAAGAATCAAGCAATTAACTCGATTACGCAATGAGTTGGATCACTGTATTGGTTGTGGTTGTTTGTCTCTCAAAGATTGCCCATTGCGCAACCCTGAAGATATCTTAGGCAACCAAGGCCCCGGTGCCCAAATCCTCGAACGTCCCTAAATCACACTTTTCACTATCTGGATAGCCACTGCAAAATGTGGCTATTTATCCATTATTATCATCATGTTATTAACCAAATAGCCGCGCTGTGTGGATAATCTTTGCGCATATGGGCTACCGATTTTTGCCTTTTTTGCGTAATGATTCGTCATGTTAATTTTTTGTGAACGAATAAGAGCAAAGAGGGCACAGTGATGAAAGGTCTGAATAACAAAATTGCCATCGTGACGGGTGGTGCAACCAAAATCGGCGCAACCGTGGCAAAAATCTTATGTTCCTATGGGGTTAAAGTCACCATTTTTGATATCGATAAAACCAATGGGGAACGTGTGGCGCAATCGGAGCCCAATATTGACTTTCTGCCTGTGGATATCACCGATGACCAACAGTTAAAGCAAGGCATTGACCGTGTTGCGCAAAAATATGGTCAACTCGATTTTTTGGTTAATTTGGCCGCAACCTATCTGGATGACGGCCAAGCCTCTTCACGTCAAGACTGGCTAGCGGCATTAAATATCAACTTGGTGAGCGCCGTGATGGCAGCGCAATTTGCCAAGCCCCATTTAGCCAAAGCGGGTAAAGGGGCAATTGTTAACTTCACCAGTATTTCCTCTTCGGTGGCGCAAACAGGTCGCTGGCTCTATCCCGCATCGAAAGCCGCTATGTTGGAAGTGACGCGTAGCCAAGCGATGGATTATGCCCCCGACGGTATTCGCGTTAATTCCGTTTCCCCTGGTTGGACATGGTCTCGGGTGATGGACGAATTGACTGGCGGCGACCGTCAAAAAACTGACCGCATCGCGGCGGATTATCATCTTTTACAACGTGTTGGCGACCCTGAAGAGGTGGCTCAAGTTGTAGCATTCCTACTGTCTGAGCTGGCGAGTTTTGTCACTGGCGCAGATTACGCGGTCGATGGTGGATATTCCGCCATGGGGCCTGAACAGGCGAAACCCGCCATTCCCCGTCTTGCTGAATAAGACACCCTGATTTTAATTTTATCGAGGAATTCACTATGCGTCGTATTGCAATCGTAGGTGGTGGTCAGGCGGGTATGCCATTGGCATTAGGGCTGCTGGACAAAGGTTATGACGTGACGGTTGTGACCAACCGTACCCCAGATGATGTGAAAAATGGTCGCGTGATGTCCAGCCAATGTATGTTTGATATCTCACTGCAATTTGAGCGCGATTTAGGGATCAATTTCTGGGAAGACAAATGCCCACCAGTTGAAGGCATTGGTTTTACCGTTCCGCATCCTGAAAAAGCGGGTGAAAAAGCCATTAGCTGGCGCTCACGTATCGATAACTACGCTCAAGCCGTTGACCAGCGCATCAAAATGCCTTACTGGTTGGAGTTGTTTGCTGCTCGCGGCGGTAACTTGATGATTGAAGATGTGGGCGTCGCAGAGTTAGAGCGCCTCGCCGAAACTCACGATTTAGTGATTTTAGCAGGGGGTAAAGGGGAAATCGTTAAGCTGTTAGAGCGTGACCCGACTCGATCACCGTACGATAAACCTCAGCGTGCGCTAGCGCTCACGTATGTTCACGGCATGCTGCCAACCCCTGAATTTTCACAAGTTTCCTTCAACTTGATACCGGGTGTTGGGGAGTACTTTGTGTTCCCATCTCTAACCAACAGTGGTGACTGCCACATCATGGTTTTTGAAGGCGTTCCGGGTGGCCCTATGGATCAATGGGGAGAAGCTCGTACTCCACAAGAACACTTGGCCTACAGCAAAAAAATCATTGATACCTATTTACCGTGGGAAGCAGAGCGCTGCCGCCATGTGGAGTTAACTGACGAAAACGGCATTCTGGCAGGGCGCTTTGCCCCAACAGTCCGTAAGCCTGTTCTCACGCTGCCATCAGGGAAAATTGTCTTTGGCTTAGGGGATGCATTAGTCACCAACGATCCACTAACCGGACAAGGATCGAATAACGCCACGAAAGCCAGTAAAGTCTACTACGACGCCATTTTAGCCCATGGTGACAAACCGTATACCGCACAGTGGATGAACGATACGTTTGAACAATTCTGGAAATACGGTCGCCATGTGGTGGAGTGGACTAACGCCCTGTTAGCGCCGCCACAGCCACATATTCTTAATGCATTAGGCGCAGCGCAACAACTGCCAACCTTAGCGCACACCATCGCGAATGCCTTTAACTATCCACCAGTTCTTGCGCCATGGTGGCATGATGCCCATGCCTGCGATGCGTATATTCAATCGCTGATGCAAGAAGAAGTTCGCGCTTCGTAGGAGAAATCAGTATGTCGATGATTGCAGAGGACACGCTTATGTGCGAAAGCGAATGGGGTCATACCGAGTTTGAATCGAAAACCTTACGCAACTTACTAGGCTGCTACCCCACAGGGGTAGCGGTTGTGACCACCCGCACCCCTGATGGACGTGACGTTGGGTTGACCATCAACTCATTCGCATCACTGTCGTTAGATCCACCTTTGGTGTTGTGGAGCTTAGTGAATCATTCACCCAATCTCGCGGTATTTCGTGATTGCCAACATTTCACGATCAATATCTTAGGCAAAGATCACCAAGAGTTGGCAATGCGTTTTGCTAACCCTCGAGTCGAAAATAAATTTGAAGATATCGCCGTGCACATCACGCCAGAAGGGATCCCCGCCTTACACGGCGCGATCGTGACCTTAGTGTGTGAAAACCACAAGCAAGATCATATTGGCGATCACTTATTGATGGTGGGGCATGTGCGCCGTATCGGTAGTGAAACGGGTAAGCCTTTAGTTTTCCACGGCGGCACATTTACCGCCCTACATGAAGCGCAATAGGCGCAGGAGATAGTATGGAACAGCAAACTTTGATGTCATTCGCTAGCGAGTTACAAAAAGGCAATATTCAGATTATCGACCTGACACAAACTTTATCGCCTTCATTTCCGGCATTGCAATTACCTGCCGAATTTGGGCAAGTATGGTCATTCAAAATGGAGCAAATCTCCCGTTATGATGAGAATGGTCCCGCTTGGTATTGGAACAATTTTAGCTGCGGTGAACACACGGGCACCCACTTTGATGCTCCAATCCATTGGATAAGTGGTAAAGATCAGCCAAAAAACACCGTTGATACTATCCCGCTCCACCACTTTATTGCCCCTGCGGTCGTCGTTGATGCCAGCAAAGAAGTGGCACAAAACCCCGATTGGGTCTTAACTGTGGATTTCCTACAAAAGTGGGAAGATAAACACGGCAAGATCCCTAAAGCAGCATGGGTTTTACTGCGTACGGATTGGTCGAAAAAATCCGATAACCCAGAAGCGTATGTGAACATGCGTGAAGATGGGGCGCATACGCCGGGGCCTTCTCAGGAAGCGGTTGAATGGCTTATCCATCAGCGTGATGTCAAAGGTTTTGGGGTTGAAACTATCAATACGGATGCAGGGCAATCTTACAGCTGGCCTGTGCCGTACCCGTGCCACACGTTAATGCACGGTAACAATAAATACGGTCTGCAATGTTTGAAAAACCTCGACCAATTACCCGCTACTGGGGTGGTGATCGTCGCAGCGCCTCTAAAAATTGAAGGCGGCTCTGGCAGCCCGTTACGCGTGCTTGCGCTGGTGGGGTGAGGTATGGCGACCTTATCCAATCCCCAAGTGATCGTGGTCGGTAGCGGAATGAACTCGCTAATGTGCGCTGCCTTATTGGCGGTGCGCGGAAAATCGGTCTTGGTTCTGGAACGTAATGACCGCCTTGGCGGCTGTATTCGTACCGAAGCGCTATTTGAAGGCTACACCCACGACCTGCTTTCTTGCTGGTATTCACTGTTTGTCGGTAGCCCCGGCTACCAAGAATTAGCGCCATTACTTCAACAGCAGGGTTTGGAGTTCGCTCAATGCGATTACTCCACTGGATTGGTGCAGCCTGATGGCAAATCAGTGGCATTAAAGCGGGATATTGCTGAGGCCGCCAAACAGTTGGATGCTCTCGCCCCCGGAGACGGTTCAGCGTTTCGCCAAATGGCAGAAAAACTGTTTAGCGAAGATGCCGCACTGACATTTGGTTTATTGGGGCAAAACCCCTACAGCGGCGGTATGTTCAAGCTGCTGTTCTCCGAGTGGCGCACACGCGGCGTTGATGGCTTGCTGGATTTTGCTAAATCCGGCGTGGAAAGCTTTCGTCGCTGGTCTGAGCGGGAATTACAGCATGATTTCAGCCGTGCGTTGATGGCACCGTGGGTGTTGCATACCGGGTTAGGGCCTGATGAAGCCAGCTCGGCGCTGATTGGTAAACTGACGTTTGCCGCGGTTGTGGCAGGCGGTATGCCCGTTGTCAAAGGCGGCAGCTACCGGATTGTCGAAGCGTTTACCAAAGTGATTGAGCAACATGGTGGTGAGTTACGTATCAACGCCCATGTCGAGAAAATTATCACACAGGGCGGCGGTAAAAATAGCCGTGCCACAGGGGTTCGTGTGAATGGGCAGTTTATCCCCGCGAGTGAAAGTGTGGTGTGCAACGTAACGCCAACCCAGCTATATGGTGGCTTGCTCGATGAGGTTTCGCCACAAGTGAAACAACGGGCGAAGGGCTACCGTTATGGTCGCGGTGGGATGCAAATCCATTTTGCGCTAAGCGCTCCGCCACCTTGGTGTAACCCTGAATTATTGAATGTGCCATTGGTTCATTTCACGGAAAGCATGGAACAAGTATGCCTATCCGTTACGCAA
The Providencia alcalifaciens DNA segment above includes these coding regions:
- the soxR gene encoding redox-sensitive transcriptional activator SoxR codes for the protein MNTIKTREIAAEKADFSRALTVGEVAKRAGVPVSTVHFYESKGLIQSTRTQGNQRRFPPVVLRYIAIIKVAQSTGIPLKEIQNALGQFPANSKLTAEEWKGMSTEWKSTLDRRIKQLTRLRNELDHCIGCGCLSLKDCPLRNPEDILGNQGPGAQILERP
- a CDS encoding cyclase family protein codes for the protein MEQQTLMSFASELQKGNIQIIDLTQTLSPSFPALQLPAEFGQVWSFKMEQISRYDENGPAWYWNNFSCGEHTGTHFDAPIHWISGKDQPKNTVDTIPLHHFIAPAVVVDASKEVAQNPDWVLTVDFLQKWEDKHGKIPKAAWVLLRTDWSKKSDNPEAYVNMREDGAHTPGPSQEAVEWLIHQRDVKGFGVETINTDAGQSYSWPVPYPCHTLMHGNNKYGLQCLKNLDQLPATGVVIVAAPLKIEGGSGSPLRVLALVG
- a CDS encoding efflux RND transporter periplasmic adaptor subunit; this translates as MNKKTLTLLCAGLLSVGGGAAIYSTYASSDDKPQAAYQYPPVKVALAPVTLANAPRTFYGVGELEAGSQVFVAGETSGRITKIGFESGQQVKKGQLLVQLNDAVERADLARYQAQYRNAARLYDRTRSLSAQHLVAEAQVDSTRAERDMAQGLIQQTQALIAQKAIHAPFDGTIGIRQVHEGQYLSPGEAIASLVDTQTLKLNFSLDEQASPELHQGQVVDITVDAYPETPFPAKVTAIDPLIGKSRTIALQATLDNSNGKLKAGMYANVTVVRQANNAVLTIPETAVTYTAYGDTVFIAEGSGDAMTVKRVSVKTGQRFDGNIEIEHGLAEGDQVVSSGQLRLNNGSAITPVAQNTLSETPQGS
- a CDS encoding phytoene desaturase family protein is translated as MATLSNPQVIVVGSGMNSLMCAALLAVRGKSVLVLERNDRLGGCIRTEALFEGYTHDLLSCWYSLFVGSPGYQELAPLLQQQGLEFAQCDYSTGLVQPDGKSVALKRDIAEAAKQLDALAPGDGSAFRQMAEKLFSEDAALTFGLLGQNPYSGGMFKLLFSEWRTRGVDGLLDFAKSGVESFRRWSERELQHDFSRALMAPWVLHTGLGPDEASSALIGKLTFAAVVAGGMPVVKGGSYRIVEAFTKVIEQHGGELRINAHVEKIITQGGGKNSRATGVRVNGQFIPASESVVCNVTPTQLYGGLLDEVSPQVKQRAKGYRYGRGGMQIHFALSAPPPWCNPELLNVPLVHFTESMEQVCLSVTQANNGYLPDRPTFGIGQPTTLDPSRAPEGGWILWIQMQELPRHLKGDAAGEIAIPEDGRWNDAVREAVADRIQQRLEMVMPGVSDLIVGRKAISPTDLERYNCNLVGGDPYSGTCSPDQFFWLRPFAASGQTKAHQTAVKNLFHIGASTHPGPGLGGGSGYLVAEKLAAKKKR
- a CDS encoding styrene monooxygenase/indole monooxygenase family protein produces the protein MRRIAIVGGGQAGMPLALGLLDKGYDVTVVTNRTPDDVKNGRVMSSQCMFDISLQFERDLGINFWEDKCPPVEGIGFTVPHPEKAGEKAISWRSRIDNYAQAVDQRIKMPYWLELFAARGGNLMIEDVGVAELERLAETHDLVILAGGKGEIVKLLERDPTRSPYDKPQRALALTYVHGMLPTPEFSQVSFNLIPGVGEYFVFPSLTNSGDCHIMVFEGVPGGPMDQWGEARTPQEHLAYSKKIIDTYLPWEAERCRHVELTDENGILAGRFAPTVRKPVLTLPSGKIVFGLGDALVTNDPLTGQGSNNATKASKVYYDAILAHGDKPYTAQWMNDTFEQFWKYGRHVVEWTNALLAPPQPHILNALGAAQQLPTLAHTIANAFNYPPVLAPWWHDAHACDAYIQSLMQEEVRAS
- a CDS encoding SDR family oxidoreductase yields the protein MKGLNNKIAIVTGGATKIGATVAKILCSYGVKVTIFDIDKTNGERVAQSEPNIDFLPVDITDDQQLKQGIDRVAQKYGQLDFLVNLAATYLDDGQASSRQDWLAALNINLVSAVMAAQFAKPHLAKAGKGAIVNFTSISSSVAQTGRWLYPASKAAMLEVTRSQAMDYAPDGIRVNSVSPGWTWSRVMDELTGGDRQKTDRIAADYHLLQRVGDPEEVAQVVAFLLSELASFVTGADYAVDGGYSAMGPEQAKPAIPRLAE
- a CDS encoding flavin reductase family protein, which encodes MSMIAEDTLMCESEWGHTEFESKTLRNLLGCYPTGVAVVTTRTPDGRDVGLTINSFASLSLDPPLVLWSLVNHSPNLAVFRDCQHFTINILGKDHQELAMRFANPRVENKFEDIAVHITPEGIPALHGAIVTLVCENHKQDHIGDHLLMVGHVRRIGSETGKPLVFHGGTFTALHEAQ